One Natrinema longum genomic window carries:
- a CDS encoding type II/IV secretion system ATPase subunit, whose product MAIDEADQSDAGDFSEGEASDPESEDKRLNESKLISGSAVRVGEYTWEEFMDEHGYGDEVSSLYPDDNTGTDGQLGLDTGEVGSTAPSGDDWDRVEFDPESYLGYHPDDLEEQLLPIAGDNAATLYPIVQKYVDPETTPVVKDIWTWEHYKREYGYDDDASSLDKSEALGFDPDTLTDRLAAGNDAALAVDDIVEERTVNVQEELDEDEFFSTAAGNTTVSNRYDLEKAVPFEKKSHFREVERYWVNKPYAYVVIFHSEKENEKKYYMIEPYQNEIETELQEFLSGKLRKAIKYSEEGIKEKTSEDGRRTVIEDETRRLLKRYDLFEATSGDASEGIFQTLQGLLDDEEDATIENDGPGQLQGIEVRPEPVILEEDPDTLSEYQVEKLLYRLKRNFIGYERIDGIKHDINVEDISVDGYNSPVFVYHSEYEQIISNIYHGEDELDDFVVKLAQRSGKGISKRLPQVDATLPDGSRAQLTLGKEVSDHGTNYTIRQFKDVPFTPIDLINWNTFSLDEMAFLWLAIENHKSLIFAGGTASGKTTSLNAVSLFIPSNAKIVSIEDTREVELPQRNWIASVTRPSFSDDEQGDVDEFDLLEAALRQRPDYIVMGEIRGEEGRTLFQVMSTGHTTYTTFHADSVDEVLKRFTTDPINVSKTMFTALDLVSIQTQTRVQGNKVRRNKSLTEINHYEAEHDEINVQDVYQWQAETDEFLKMGDSNTLQEIQFDRGWSKEKLEEELFKREVILAYLIKNGLNTYAQVAATVQAFINDPDTILTLIANGQLEDSLEDLREMESVLIDVDQEKEELVPRPEATDETYNLSTDLLERAEESVFEEFRGEVPSGLASALGNIESDDPIEVDRGDTDDFEFDSALDESVDEETWELGDGSAEFAVEAGDGGAGGNEPAWLSDDSGFDIESDDSEPTDTVPATAGSESTGEPTTDSDSGAESGTAPPASTADRDATLPADSNRETGTGDTAGSTAGDSTVLPSDDAEDGDLGGLFGDMGETIDEIGDQGQVTAPTREGSTATRGSDVDEIDSMFSDDDVDSIFDPESGDNASTGDFSEQLEDDGEPTSDDEETGEADTAGEPTSEKREPPTIEIDDGTEGPPDDTDSAAEPTTDEVDDDGESIFGDESDSIFSEDDTADAADDDGSMFDGADSSDDASIFKDDAADESVADDTGSMFDADGSDEESDS is encoded by the coding sequence ATGGCTATTGACGAGGCTGACCAGTCGGATGCCGGGGACTTTTCTGAGGGGGAGGCATCCGACCCTGAATCGGAAGACAAGCGCCTTAATGAAAGTAAGTTGATATCTGGTTCAGCGGTCAGAGTCGGCGAGTACACCTGGGAAGAGTTCATGGACGAGCACGGGTACGGCGACGAGGTCTCCTCCCTGTATCCCGACGACAACACGGGAACGGACGGCCAACTCGGGCTCGATACCGGCGAAGTCGGATCGACAGCCCCCAGCGGGGACGACTGGGACCGAGTCGAGTTCGATCCGGAATCGTACCTCGGCTATCACCCGGACGACCTCGAGGAGCAACTGCTGCCCATCGCCGGCGACAACGCTGCCACGCTCTACCCCATCGTCCAGAAGTACGTCGATCCGGAGACGACCCCGGTCGTCAAGGACATCTGGACCTGGGAACACTACAAACGGGAGTACGGCTACGACGACGACGCATCGTCGCTCGACAAATCGGAGGCGCTTGGCTTCGATCCCGACACGTTGACGGACCGTCTTGCCGCCGGCAACGACGCCGCACTCGCGGTCGACGACATCGTCGAGGAACGAACCGTCAACGTCCAGGAGGAACTCGACGAGGACGAGTTCTTCTCGACGGCCGCGGGTAACACCACCGTTTCCAACCGGTACGACCTCGAGAAGGCCGTTCCCTTCGAGAAGAAGTCACACTTCCGTGAGGTCGAGCGCTACTGGGTCAACAAACCCTACGCCTATGTCGTCATTTTCCACTCGGAGAAGGAAAACGAGAAGAAATACTACATGATCGAGCCCTACCAGAACGAGATCGAGACGGAACTCCAGGAGTTCCTCTCGGGCAAACTCAGGAAGGCGATCAAATACTCCGAGGAGGGAATCAAGGAGAAGACGAGCGAGGACGGCCGCCGAACCGTTATCGAGGACGAAACCCGACGGTTACTCAAACGGTACGACCTCTTCGAGGCCACCTCCGGCGATGCGTCCGAGGGTATTTTCCAGACGCTGCAGGGACTGCTCGACGACGAGGAGGATGCAACGATCGAGAACGACGGCCCGGGACAACTTCAGGGAATCGAGGTCCGACCGGAGCCGGTCATCCTCGAGGAGGACCCGGACACGCTAAGCGAGTACCAGGTCGAGAAGCTCCTGTACCGACTCAAGCGTAACTTCATCGGCTACGAGCGCATCGACGGGATCAAACACGACATCAACGTCGAGGACATCTCGGTCGACGGCTACAACTCGCCAGTGTTCGTCTACCACTCCGAGTACGAACAGATCATCTCGAACATCTACCACGGCGAGGACGAACTCGACGACTTCGTCGTCAAACTCGCCCAGCGGTCGGGGAAAGGGATCAGTAAACGGCTTCCACAGGTCGACGCGACGTTGCCCGACGGCTCGCGTGCACAACTTACGCTCGGCAAGGAAGTCTCCGACCACGGGACCAACTACACCATCCGCCAGTTCAAAGACGTCCCCTTCACCCCGATCGACCTCATCAACTGGAACACGTTTAGTCTGGACGAGATGGCGTTCCTCTGGCTCGCGATCGAGAACCACAAGAGCCTGATCTTCGCCGGTGGTACTGCATCCGGGAAGACCACCTCGCTGAACGCCGTCTCGCTGTTTATCCCCTCGAACGCGAAGATCGTCTCCATCGAGGACACCCGCGAGGTCGAACTCCCACAGCGAAACTGGATCGCCAGCGTCACCCGCCCCTCCTTCTCCGACGACGAGCAAGGCGACGTCGACGAGTTCGACCTGCTCGAGGCCGCGTTGCGCCAGCGACCCGACTACATCGTCATGGGTGAGATCCGTGGTGAAGAAGGGCGGACGCTGTTCCAGGTCATGTCGACTGGTCACACGACCTACACCACGTTCCACGCCGACTCGGTCGACGAGGTCCTCAAGCGATTCACCACGGACCCGATCAACGTCTCGAAGACGATGTTCACGGCACTGGATCTGGTCTCGATCCAGACCCAGACGCGAGTGCAGGGGAACAAGGTGCGCCGGAACAAATCACTGACCGAAATCAACCACTACGAGGCCGAACACGACGAGATCAACGTCCAGGACGTCTACCAGTGGCAAGCCGAAACCGACGAGTTCCTCAAGATGGGGGACTCGAACACCTTACAGGAGATCCAGTTCGACCGCGGGTGGAGCAAAGAGAAACTCGAGGAGGAACTGTTCAAACGCGAAGTCATTCTCGCGTACCTCATCAAGAACGGGCTCAATACGTACGCCCAGGTCGCTGCAACGGTGCAGGCGTTCATCAACGATCCCGATACCATCCTTACCCTCATCGCGAACGGCCAACTCGAGGACAGCCTCGAAGACCTCCGCGAGATGGAAAGTGTCCTGATCGACGTCGATCAGGAGAAAGAAGAGCTCGTTCCCCGTCCCGAGGCGACGGACGAGACGTACAACCTCTCGACTGATCTCCTCGAACGGGCCGAGGAATCGGTGTTCGAGGAGTTTCGCGGCGAGGTTCCAAGCGGCCTCGCGAGCGCGCTCGGCAACATCGAATCGGACGATCCGATCGAAGTCGACCGTGGTGATACGGATGACTTCGAATTCGACAGCGCTCTCGACGAGTCCGTCGACGAAGAAACGTGGGAGCTGGGCGACGGCTCGGCCGAGTTCGCGGTCGAAGCTGGCGACGGCGGGGCGGGCGGTAACGAGCCGGCATGGCTGAGCGACGACAGCGGATTCGACATCGAGAGCGACGATAGCGAGCCCACAGATACCGTCCCTGCCACAGCCGGTAGCGAATCCACTGGGGAACCAACTACTGACTCCGATTCCGGAGCCGAATCGGGCACCGCTCCGCCGGCGTCGACGGCGGACCGAGACGCCACGTTGCCTGCCGACTCGAACCGAGAAACCGGGACTGGTGACACTGCAGGATCGACAGCGGGCGACTCGACGGTACTCCCGTCCGACGACGCCGAGGACGGAGATCTCGGTGGACTGTTCGGCGATATGGGCGAAACCATCGACGAGATCGGCGATCAGGGCCAGGTGACGGCACCGACACGCGAGGGGTCGACGGCGACACGTGGATCGGACGTCGACGAAATCGATTCGATGTTCTCGGACGACGACGTCGATTCGATCTTCGATCCGGAATCGGGTGACAACGCGTCGACCGGTGACTTCAGCGAGCAACTCGAGGACGATGGAGAGCCGACGAGCGACGACGAGGAGACGGGCGAAGCCGACACTGCCGGGGAACCCACGAGCGAGAAACGGGAACCGCCGACGATCGAAATCGACGACGGTACCGAGGGGCCGCCGGACGACACGGATTCGGCAGCGGAGCCGACGACTGACGAGGTCGACGACGACGGCGAATCGATCTTCGGCGACGAATCCGATTCCATCTTCAGCGAGGACGATACTGCGGACGCGGCCGACGATGACGGTTCGATGTTCGACGGCGCTGACTCGAGCGACGACGCGTCGATCTTCAAAGACGACGCTGCCGACGAATCCGTGGCTGACGACACCGGAAGCATGTTCGACGCTGACGGAAGCGACGAGGAGAGCGACTCATGA